A stretch of the Balneola vulgaris DSM 17893 genome encodes the following:
- a CDS encoding sensor histidine kinase translates to MKNTISFLLLLICCSNALQAQLYPFRTYSIEEGLSESVVNDIIQDREGYIWLATGYGLNRFDGLQMDNFFEDRGLNNSKVHALFEDTSGRIWIGTEYGVNYWEQDSIYTPVALGALANQRVISIFEDSKGDIWFGTDGAGAWVMNFESELIQYGTSQGFRNNRIRDFAESEDGSIWFATRGGLTQLKDGNIRTFTTADGLPENRIRELKFDQDGALWIATREGVVKYDQNTFEVYDQKQGLNNNRVQTLTFDANNRLWVGTEGGVSVLDNGTFKNFTTQNGLSNNIIYSSTLDREGNLWFGTFGGGANLFLGDYFENFTSLEGLSNDVVTSIVEGDDGNIWIATYGGGLNRYDGNEFQNISLNEGLLDDKVFSVDKDSKGRIWIGMRNGLAYLENGSLNIVPADEFPYRKIREVYEDSNGIYWISTDGEGLIRWDGETFNQITIEDGLADNAVLSAVEGPDGSIWIATKGGVSRYYLGEVENFTIQEGLPNNGVMMIIRDRNDTIWASTFGGIAWFDGLRFQSITTADGLPNRVCYFIHQSTDGQFWIGTNNGITRFDASKYFSDIQSEKEQAFQLITSDQGLVSDEMNLGAVYEDSEGHLWFGSVEGVSHFLKRNYLGNPVPPKVKVDRVIASGRIFNKSQNFELSYDQNYVEINFSGINFTAPNQVVYEYKMNGVDPDWQRTMNRNVKYPSLPSGEYTFMIHARNTNGTWSRDFTEIDFKVSTPYWMQWWFLLLIVLVLSGIIFLFYNYYRARKLIDIERIRVRIASDLHDDVGASLTEVALQSDFLQASKIDPEFKKSLEQIGKQCRRIVTSLDDIVWSIDARNDTLGDLTDRMQDYILNVLEPKNFEVVYDFEDLKMENKLAVPLKENLYLIFKEAVNNISKYSNGDKVNISMNTANGLFTFKVHDNGTTGKGTKKTGHGLRNMEMRAKRIGAHIDVATENGFTITITGKLNAN, encoded by the coding sequence ATGAAAAATACGATAAGCTTTTTATTGCTATTAATCTGCTGCTCCAATGCACTACAGGCCCAGCTTTATCCATTTCGCACCTATTCTATTGAAGAGGGATTAAGTGAGTCGGTTGTGAATGATATCATCCAAGATAGGGAGGGTTACATATGGCTTGCAACTGGGTATGGGTTAAACCGTTTTGATGGTTTGCAGATGGACAACTTCTTTGAAGATCGTGGCCTCAATAACAGTAAAGTTCATGCATTATTTGAAGACACATCGGGTCGAATTTGGATAGGAACGGAATACGGGGTGAATTACTGGGAACAGGATAGTATTTACACACCCGTGGCTTTAGGAGCTCTAGCGAATCAACGAGTGATAAGTATCTTTGAGGACTCAAAAGGGGATATTTGGTTTGGAACCGATGGTGCAGGCGCCTGGGTAATGAACTTCGAAAGTGAGCTGATTCAGTACGGTACATCTCAAGGATTTCGAAATAACCGTATTAGAGATTTTGCCGAAAGTGAAGATGGAAGTATCTGGTTTGCAACTCGTGGTGGGTTAACTCAACTCAAAGACGGCAACATTCGCACATTTACTACTGCAGATGGACTGCCTGAAAATAGAATTCGGGAACTTAAATTTGATCAGGATGGCGCACTGTGGATTGCAACACGTGAAGGGGTGGTAAAATATGATCAGAATACTTTTGAGGTATACGATCAAAAGCAGGGCTTAAACAATAACAGGGTTCAAACACTCACCTTTGATGCAAATAATCGACTTTGGGTAGGTACTGAAGGCGGTGTTAGTGTATTAGATAACGGGACTTTCAAAAACTTCACTACACAAAATGGGCTCTCAAATAACATTATCTATTCCTCTACACTAGATAGAGAAGGAAACCTGTGGTTTGGGACTTTCGGTGGGGGAGCTAATCTCTTCTTAGGCGATTACTTCGAAAACTTTACCTCGTTGGAAGGTCTTTCAAATGATGTAGTGACTTCAATTGTGGAAGGCGATGATGGCAATATTTGGATTGCAACCTATGGGGGTGGGCTCAACAGATATGATGGCAATGAATTTCAGAATATCAGTTTAAATGAAGGGCTCTTAGACGATAAAGTGTTTTCAGTAGATAAGGACTCCAAGGGTCGCATCTGGATTGGGATGAGAAACGGACTCGCCTATCTTGAGAATGGTTCCTTGAATATCGTTCCAGCGGACGAGTTTCCTTATCGTAAGATTAGAGAAGTATATGAAGATTCGAACGGTATCTATTGGATTAGTACTGATGGGGAAGGCTTAATTCGATGGGATGGAGAAACCTTTAATCAAATTACCATTGAAGATGGTCTTGCTGATAACGCCGTGCTTTCGGCGGTGGAAGGGCCTGATGGAAGTATTTGGATAGCGACAAAAGGAGGCGTTAGTCGCTATTATCTAGGCGAAGTTGAGAATTTTACCATTCAGGAAGGATTGCCCAATAATGGGGTGATGATGATTATTCGTGACCGAAATGATACCATTTGGGCGTCAACTTTTGGAGGTATTGCTTGGTTTGATGGTCTTCGATTTCAGAGTATTACAACGGCTGATGGCCTCCCAAATAGAGTGTGCTATTTTATTCATCAATCAACAGATGGACAGTTTTGGATAGGGACCAATAATGGTATTACCCGTTTTGATGCTTCAAAATACTTTAGCGACATCCAAAGTGAAAAAGAACAAGCTTTTCAGCTCATTACCAGTGATCAAGGTTTAGTTTCGGATGAAATGAATTTAGGTGCCGTTTACGAAGACTCGGAAGGGCATTTATGGTTCGGTTCGGTGGAAGGAGTGAGTCATTTCCTAAAACGAAATTATTTAGGGAATCCGGTTCCACCAAAAGTAAAAGTGGATAGAGTGATAGCATCTGGGCGAATATTCAATAAATCTCAAAACTTTGAGCTGTCGTACGATCAAAATTATGTTGAAATAAATTTCTCAGGAATTAATTTCACGGCTCCGAATCAGGTGGTATATGAGTACAAAATGAATGGGGTAGATCCTGATTGGCAGCGTACGATGAACCGGAATGTGAAGTACCCTTCGTTACCTTCAGGCGAATACACCTTCATGATTCATGCCCGAAATACCAATGGTACTTGGAGCCGAGATTTCACAGAGATAGATTTTAAAGTAAGTACCCCATATTGGATGCAATGGTGGTTTTTACTACTCATAGTTCTAGTTCTGTCGGGAATCATCTTCCTATTTTATAACTATTACAGAGCCCGAAAACTCATTGATATAGAGCGAATAAGGGTACGTATTGCGAGTGATCTTCATGATGACGTTGGGGCAAGTTTAACAGAGGTAGCACTACAATCAGATTTTCTACAGGCCAGTAAAATTGATCCAGAGTTTAAGAAATCGCTAGAGCAAATTGGGAAGCAGTGCCGTAGAATTGTAACCAGTTTAGACGATATCGTTTGGAGTATTGATGCCCGAAACGATACCCTTGGTGATCTCACAGATAGAATGCAGGATTATATTCTAAATGTATTAGAGCCTAAGAATTTCGAAGTGGTGTACGATTTTGAAGACCTGAAAATGGAAAACAAACTAGCAGTGCCTCTTAAGGAGAACTTATATCTCATATTTAAAGAAGCCGTGAATAACATTTCGAAATATTCGAATGGAGATAAAGTGAATATCAGTATGAATACAGCGAATGGCTTGTTTACATTCAAAGTTCATGATAATGGAACTACGGGTAAAGGAACTAAGAAAACGGGCCACGGTTTGCGTAATATGGAAATGCGAGCTAAAAGAATCGGTGCACATATTGATGTTGCTACAGAAAATGGCTTTACTATTACTATAACTGGCAAACTTAACGCCAACTAA
- a CDS encoding sigma-70 family RNA polymerase sigma factor — protein MAKSSGISTRESESLDRYLHEIGKEKLITPDDEVRLAKEIQKGSQRALEDLTKANLRFVVSVAKQYQNQGLSLGDLINEGNLGLIKAAKRFDETRGFKFISYAVWWIRQSILQALAEQSRIVRLPLNRVGALNKIGKELSKLEQEYERVPSAHELAESLEMTVGEVADTLKISGRHLSMDAPFAQGEDNRLLDVLENEEIPNPDFELMGESLKVEIERALSKLTKREAEVIRLYFGIGREHSLTLEEIGERFDLTRERVRQIKEKALRKLRHHNRSAALRAYLG, from the coding sequence GTGGCCAAAAGTTCCGGAATCTCAACTCGTGAGTCAGAATCCTTAGATCGTTATCTGCACGAGATTGGAAAAGAGAAACTGATCACTCCAGACGATGAAGTACGTCTAGCCAAAGAAATTCAGAAAGGAAGCCAACGAGCACTTGAAGACCTTACAAAAGCGAACCTTCGTTTTGTTGTTTCTGTAGCTAAACAGTATCAAAACCAAGGGTTATCTCTTGGTGACCTTATCAATGAAGGGAACCTCGGTTTGATCAAAGCTGCTAAGCGTTTTGATGAAACTCGTGGATTCAAGTTTATTTCCTACGCTGTATGGTGGATTCGTCAGTCGATTCTTCAAGCTCTTGCCGAGCAGAGTCGTATTGTACGTTTACCATTGAACCGTGTTGGTGCCCTTAACAAAATTGGTAAAGAGCTTTCTAAGTTAGAACAAGAATATGAGCGCGTACCATCTGCTCATGAGCTTGCTGAAAGTCTTGAAATGACCGTAGGAGAGGTAGCTGATACCCTCAAAATTTCTGGTCGCCACCTTTCAATGGATGCTCCATTTGCTCAAGGTGAAGACAACAGACTTCTCGACGTTCTTGAAAACGAAGAGATCCCTAACCCTGATTTCGAATTAATGGGTGAGTCTCTAAAAGTAGAGATCGAACGTGCCTTATCGAAATTAACGAAACGTGAAGCGGAAGTTATTCGCCTTTACTTTGGTATTGGACGTGAACATTCATTAACGCTTGAAGAGATTGGAGAACGCTTCGATCTAACAAGAGAGCGTGTTCGTCAGATTAAAGAAAAAGCACTGCGTAAACTTCGTCATCATAACCGAAGTGCAGCGTTAAGAGCTTACTTAGGATAA
- a CDS encoding BF3164 family lipoprotein, translated as MKLHFLLTILIVSSILINCKNTSDSFTEFPIQKNIIGEVVDDISIYSSGNVYLAVIDTFLVIQSNTEKYFQIYSTNTHKLLTEFGTEGRGPNEFLGPSLKKQITIDEETQSPIALAFDFRKQTAHHINIFEALKNNKQAISQLPLYGNNNFLVFFHYYNNEFFIATPEANARLVMVQADNSKTVAVPYTPKPDFEIKKPDLSSVYKSAVLVNEEKKLIAAAPLLLPQLDFFDFEGNYIRSTKLRTEIEHHKELESGMNFWENIQANIADINAVGDSIFTLNYNNAITKYYTEDRENNMTVQVFNWSGDKVVEYSLADRRYIQSFAVDPIHSRIYGYDPNEENFNIVSYSYK; from the coding sequence ATGAAGCTTCATTTCTTATTAACCATTCTGATAGTGTCATCAATTTTGATTAATTGTAAGAACACTAGCGATAGCTTTACTGAGTTTCCCATTCAAAAAAATATCATCGGAGAAGTAGTCGATGACATATCAATTTATTCCAGTGGGAATGTTTACTTAGCTGTCATCGATACTTTTTTAGTTATACAGTCGAATACAGAAAAGTACTTCCAAATTTACAGCACAAATACTCATAAACTGCTCACTGAATTTGGAACTGAAGGTAGAGGTCCAAATGAGTTTTTAGGTCCTTCCTTGAAAAAACAGATCACTATCGATGAAGAAACTCAATCTCCAATTGCTTTAGCATTTGATTTTCGAAAACAGACCGCCCACCACATAAATATTTTTGAAGCACTTAAAAATAATAAACAAGCCATTTCACAACTTCCATTGTATGGCAACAACAATTTTTTAGTGTTTTTTCATTATTACAATAATGAATTCTTTATCGCTACTCCCGAAGCCAATGCCAGATTAGTGATGGTACAAGCGGATAATTCCAAAACTGTTGCTGTTCCCTATACACCTAAACCTGATTTTGAAATAAAGAAACCTGACTTAAGTTCAGTTTATAAATCAGCGGTACTGGTTAATGAAGAAAAAAAACTAATTGCTGCTGCTCCCCTTTTATTACCTCAATTAGATTTCTTTGATTTCGAGGGTAATTACATCAGGTCCACAAAATTACGAACAGAAATCGAACATCATAAAGAACTAGAGAGTGGCATGAATTTCTGGGAAAATATTCAAGCTAACATTGCCGATATCAATGCCGTTGGTGATAGTATTTTTACACTCAACTATAACAATGCTATCACCAAATATTATACTGAGGATCGTGAAAATAACATGACGGTTCAGGTATTTAACTGGAGTGGAGATAAAGTAGTTGAATATAGTTTAGCTGATCGCAGATATATTCAATCTTTCGCTGTAGATCCAATTCATTCTAGAATCTATGGGTACGATCCAAATGAGGAGAATTTTAATATTGTCAGTTATTCCTATAAATAA
- a CDS encoding phosphopentomutase has protein sequence MMGNTYLIIIDGLGVGAQEDAHQYGDESMNTLGHVSEETQCTLPNLAKLGLGNIIPLASVPETEAPSAAYGKMREVSAGKDSTTGHWEIAGIHLEQPFPTYPNGFPEEVLEAFCDGIGVEKVLCNKPYSGTDVIRDYGEEHIRTGYPIVYTSADSVFQVACHDEVVPVEKLNAWCEFARTKICVGEHEVGRVIARPFTGSHPFERISDQRKDFSAIPPEHNLVQLLQKKGVNTYSIGKVIDLFAGVGFTQYRKTKSNAEGISQLLSAMSAVKNSLVFVNLIDTDQLYGHRLDPQGFAQSLEEFDRALPAILSKMTDEDILIITGDHGNDPCSDSTDHSREFVPLLLYPHKSANSIDLGIRDTFSDIAVSVAECFNVKNKFPGKSFLKSQ, from the coding sequence ATAATGGGCAATACATATCTCATAATTATTGATGGCTTAGGGGTTGGGGCACAAGAAGACGCCCATCAATATGGCGATGAGAGCATGAACACCTTGGGTCATGTTTCTGAAGAGACGCAGTGTACGTTGCCTAACTTAGCTAAGCTTGGCCTTGGTAATATTATTCCTTTAGCATCTGTTCCTGAAACGGAGGCACCTTCAGCAGCCTACGGTAAAATGAGGGAAGTTTCAGCAGGTAAAGATTCTACAACAGGGCACTGGGAAATTGCTGGAATTCATTTAGAACAACCCTTTCCCACCTACCCAAATGGCTTTCCAGAAGAGGTTTTAGAAGCATTCTGTGATGGAATCGGCGTTGAAAAAGTACTGTGTAATAAACCCTATTCCGGTACGGATGTAATACGAGATTATGGCGAAGAACATATACGAACAGGATATCCTATCGTGTATACTTCGGCCGATTCCGTTTTCCAAGTAGCATGCCATGATGAGGTAGTGCCTGTGGAGAAGCTCAATGCTTGGTGTGAGTTTGCCCGTACAAAAATATGTGTAGGCGAACACGAAGTAGGACGAGTAATTGCACGTCCTTTTACTGGTTCTCATCCTTTCGAACGAATTTCCGACCAACGGAAAGATTTTTCAGCTATCCCTCCCGAACATAACCTTGTACAATTACTTCAAAAGAAGGGTGTGAATACCTATTCAATTGGGAAAGTGATTGATTTATTTGCTGGCGTTGGGTTCACTCAGTACCGAAAAACAAAAAGTAATGCTGAAGGAATCAGTCAACTACTTTCAGCGATGAGTGCGGTTAAAAACAGCTTAGTTTTTGTGAACTTGATTGATACCGATCAGTTGTATGGACATCGATTAGACCCGCAGGGATTTGCTCAAAGTTTGGAAGAATTCGATCGAGCGCTGCCTGCGATTTTATCCAAAATGACAGACGAGGATATCTTAATCATCACAGGGGATCATGGAAACGACCCTTGTTCGGATAGCACCGATCATTCCAGAGAGTTTGTTCCATTACTGCTTTATCCTCATAAATCAGCGAATAGCATTGATTTAGGCATTCGCGATACTTTTAGTGATATCGCTGTGAGTGTGGCGGAGTGTTTTAATGTGAAGAATAAATTTCCTGGGAAGTCTTTTCTAAAAAGTCAGTAA
- a CDS encoding GAF domain-containing protein, whose amino-acid sequence MALDRQDKALREFKQIMEDLVHLLRTSSRVQLAYMCWVNHSRQQFVWETNSTNLPNVMFQDRVNFEHHFLNDYKEIDDVVVLKVGEDVSKGKLMHYFDFVQAEHMILIPFINKGETVAITVLESEFEVDPESIRNEIVAYNNAMVKVLDTYLEVVDLHEQQKEWEDYEESLSRFSTRQHKVEIMKTLLHEMQRCIPRGNVSLICHGMDTWNVVLNSMDSPKPPKLGLKVEEKSVAYDALEKGEPVFTMHFNNNPKRISSGEGITDGASYAIPIIVHDRRQAVIVVSDDDPLTFKDSTKHKLANLARIAALTIQASVSRASMASDLLTQSFDAYMPELWELTLEHELKRNHADSRIKTWFGLISPDDISSLRTKFRLDELQKIQEDFVRFLNPSVYGVPGYIGFNSDYVYAFIIQSEKEEVVEEWIEKYKSRLTHGIKLSNGHTLNVNFKIGYTQLADDCANAYQLLTKTKRAHAEAISNSEAESVVA is encoded by the coding sequence ATGGCATTAGACAGACAGGATAAAGCACTTAGGGAGTTCAAGCAGATCATGGAGGATCTGGTGCATTTATTACGAACCTCATCACGTGTGCAATTGGCATATATGTGTTGGGTTAACCACTCCAGGCAACAATTCGTGTGGGAGACCAATAGCACTAATCTTCCTAATGTGATGTTTCAGGATAGAGTAAATTTTGAACATCATTTTTTAAACGACTACAAAGAAATTGATGATGTAGTTGTACTGAAAGTAGGAGAGGATGTATCAAAGGGGAAATTGATGCACTACTTCGATTTTGTACAAGCGGAACACATGATATTGATTCCTTTCATTAATAAAGGGGAAACGGTAGCTATAACCGTGTTGGAAAGTGAGTTTGAAGTAGACCCAGAAAGTATCCGAAATGAAATTGTGGCTTACAATAACGCCATGGTTAAGGTACTGGATACCTACCTTGAAGTGGTAGACTTACACGAGCAGCAAAAAGAGTGGGAAGACTACGAAGAGTCGTTGTCACGATTTAGTACACGCCAGCATAAAGTTGAAATCATGAAGACCTTACTTCATGAGATGCAACGGTGTATCCCTCGTGGAAATGTGTCGTTAATTTGCCATGGTATGGATACTTGGAATGTGGTGCTCAATTCAATGGATTCGCCAAAACCTCCGAAATTGGGACTCAAGGTAGAAGAGAAAAGTGTGGCATACGACGCGCTTGAGAAAGGGGAACCTGTGTTTACCATGCATTTCAATAACAACCCTAAACGTATTTCGAGTGGGGAAGGAATTACAGATGGTGCTAGCTATGCCATCCCCATTATAGTGCATGATCGCCGCCAAGCAGTGATCGTTGTTAGTGATGATGACCCTCTGACATTTAAAGATTCTACGAAGCACAAATTAGCCAACTTAGCACGTATAGCGGCGCTTACCATTCAAGCTTCCGTAAGTCGTGCTTCTATGGCCTCAGATTTACTTACTCAAAGTTTTGATGCGTATATGCCAGAACTGTGGGAGCTTACCTTGGAGCATGAGCTTAAAAGAAACCACGCTGATTCCAGAATTAAGACTTGGTTTGGATTGATTTCGCCCGATGACATCTCCTCGTTGCGCACTAAGTTTAGGTTAGATGAGCTTCAAAAAATCCAAGAAGATTTTGTGCGCTTTTTAAACCCAAGCGTGTATGGGGTGCCGGGTTATATCGGATTCAATTCAGACTATGTATACGCTTTTATTATTCAAAGTGAGAAGGAAGAAGTAGTGGAAGAGTGGATCGAGAAGTATAAATCGCGATTAACTCACGGAATTAAATTATCGAATGGGCACACACTTAATGTGAACTTTAAAATTGGGTATACACAACTCGCTGATGATTGTGCCAATGCCTACCAGCTTCTTACAAAAACAAAACGAGCTCACGCTGAAGCAATCAGTAATTCAGAAGCAGAATCAGTTGTAGCATAA
- a CDS encoding M3 family oligoendopeptidase, which translates to MSEKAVNGAEKINWDLSDLYKSADDPQLIEDKKTVLEDAEAFATKYKGLVASLDAPAFKEMLQEYEAIQDKGGKIGSFAYLQWSTDTGNSAYGKLVQDSNELGSELSQKLVFLDVEWLQVDDEKAEALINHPELAFYKHYLESSRRYKDHVLEEKQEQIMSAKSVTGRSAWVRFFDETLGAAKFTIDGETMTEQEALSKLHESDRTLRQKAHAALTNTFKELSHTLTFVFNTVLADKSTNDKFRNYKSWVSSRNLANETDDDTVEALVQSVTSNYNLVQRYYRLKAKLLGIDDMKDYDRYAPIIQNEETITWDSAQEMVLDAYTKFHPEMGEITKKFFEKNWIDAAIKPGKRGGAYSASTVPSVHPYVFMNFDGKIRDVQTLAHELGHGVHQYLSRQQGPLQAGTPLTTAETASVFGEMLVFQKLLKEIEDPKERLALITGKIDDTIATVFRQISMNRFEDAMHTARREEGELTTERFSELWMEQQKALYGDSVELTEEYGLWWSYIPHFLHTPGYVYAYAFGELLVMALYEEFVQRPDGFADKYMELLSAGGSEWPHDLVAKMGLDITDPNFWQKGLTSLERMIEEAEQLAAQISQDN; encoded by the coding sequence ATGAGCGAAAAAGCTGTAAACGGAGCTGAAAAGATTAACTGGGACCTATCTGATTTATATAAATCGGCAGATGATCCTCAATTAATAGAAGACAAAAAAACAGTTTTAGAAGATGCCGAAGCATTTGCAACAAAGTATAAAGGATTGGTGGCTTCACTGGATGCCCCGGCTTTCAAAGAAATGTTGCAAGAATATGAAGCCATTCAAGATAAGGGTGGAAAGATTGGCTCATTCGCTTACCTACAGTGGTCAACCGATACTGGAAATTCAGCCTATGGTAAACTCGTACAAGACTCGAATGAGTTAGGCTCTGAACTAAGCCAAAAATTAGTATTCCTAGATGTAGAGTGGTTACAGGTTGACGACGAAAAAGCAGAAGCTTTAATTAATCACCCTGAGTTAGCCTTTTACAAGCATTACTTGGAATCATCTCGTCGCTACAAGGATCACGTTCTCGAGGAAAAGCAAGAGCAAATAATGTCGGCCAAATCAGTTACAGGACGTAGTGCATGGGTTCGCTTTTTTGATGAAACCTTAGGAGCCGCCAAGTTCACTATTGATGGCGAGACGATGACTGAACAAGAGGCCTTATCCAAGTTACATGAGAGTGATAGAACCCTAAGGCAAAAGGCACATGCAGCTCTTACTAACACCTTCAAAGAGCTTAGCCATACCCTAACTTTTGTATTCAATACCGTTCTTGCCGACAAATCTACAAACGATAAGTTTAGAAATTATAAAAGCTGGGTGTCTTCTCGGAATTTGGCGAATGAGACCGATGATGATACTGTGGAAGCATTGGTGCAATCAGTGACCTCAAATTATAATTTGGTGCAGAGGTATTACCGCTTGAAGGCCAAGCTTTTAGGTATTGATGATATGAAGGATTATGATCGTTATGCGCCTATCATCCAGAATGAAGAAACCATTACGTGGGACAGTGCTCAAGAAATGGTGCTAGATGCCTACACCAAGTTCCATCCAGAAATGGGGGAGATCACCAAGAAGTTTTTTGAAAAGAATTGGATTGATGCAGCCATTAAACCGGGAAAAAGAGGCGGAGCGTATTCAGCTAGTACCGTTCCTTCGGTTCACCCTTATGTATTCATGAACTTCGATGGTAAAATTCGTGATGTTCAAACATTAGCTCATGAGCTAGGGCATGGTGTTCACCAATATCTATCAAGGCAGCAGGGTCCATTGCAAGCAGGTACACCCCTAACTACAGCTGAGACCGCATCCGTATTTGGTGAGATGCTAGTATTCCAAAAGTTGCTGAAGGAAATCGAAGATCCTAAAGAACGATTAGCGCTTATTACAGGCAAAATTGATGATACTATCGCAACGGTATTCAGGCAGATTTCAATGAACCGTTTTGAAGATGCTATGCACACCGCACGTAGAGAAGAAGGTGAGTTAACCACTGAACGATTCTCTGAGCTCTGGATGGAACAGCAGAAAGCATTGTACGGCGATTCGGTAGAATTAACAGAAGAATATGGGTTATGGTGGAGTTACATCCCTCATTTCTTACACACTCCAGGCTATGTATATGCGTATGCTTTTGGTGAATTGTTAGTAATGGCGCTTTATGAAGAATTTGTTCAACGCCCAGATGGATTCGCAGATAAGTACATGGAATTATTAAGTGCGGGTGGCTCAGAATGGCCACACGACTTAGTAGCAAAAATGGGACTTGATATCACAGATCCAAACTTCTGGCAAAAAGGGCTTACTTCATTAGAGCGTATGATCGAAGAAGCAGAGCAACTCGCAGCGCAGATTTCCCAAGATAACTGA